From the Bacteroidia bacterium genome, one window contains:
- a CDS encoding DUF4382 domain-containing protein, which yields MKILRVLLLPLLALSFVACDEDSTTPSTTGTLSVRLTDAPADYDAVRITFAEIAAHIDDKWVTVNGNPVTVNLLEWNNGKSIEIGRAELGPGKYTQIRLMVTKAELDVDGKTWNLDIPSADQTGLKLNGNFDVVAGSTYELMLDFDASKSIVRMGPPNNPNGYKLQPTIRVIEKGMSGSVGGKVQDTPVTALATVSQNGADITSTPVDEITGEFLLAFLAPGTYTVRVEDVNGKIYTAADVIVEAGKKTDLGMVQLQ from the coding sequence ATGAAAATCCTCCGCGTTCTTTTGCTTCCCCTGCTCGCACTTTCCTTTGTCGCCTGCGACGAGGATAGCACGACACCGTCTACCACCGGCACCTTGAGCGTGCGCTTGACGGATGCACCGGCGGATTACGACGCGGTCCGAATCACCTTTGCCGAAATCGCTGCGCATATTGATGACAAATGGGTTACTGTCAACGGAAACCCTGTAACCGTGAACCTGCTGGAATGGAACAACGGAAAATCCATCGAAATCGGTCGTGCGGAGTTGGGCCCCGGGAAATACACGCAAATCCGCCTCATGGTGACGAAGGCGGAACTCGACGTTGACGGAAAGACCTGGAATCTCGATATCCCCAGCGCCGATCAGACCGGTTTGAAACTCAACGGAAATTTCGATGTTGTCGCGGGCTCCACCTACGAACTGATGCTCGACTTTGATGCGAGTAAATCCATCGTTCGCATGGGACCTCCGAACAATCCGAACGGCTATAAGCTCCAGCCGACGATACGTGTCATCGAGAAAGGTATGAGCGGTTCGGTGGGTGGTAAAGTACAGGATACCCCCGTCACTGCGTTAGCAACGGTCTCACAAAACGGCGCAGATATCACAAGCACGCCCGTGGACGAAATCACCGGCGAGTTCCTTCTCGCTTTCCTCGCTCCAGGGACGTACACCGTGCGCGTGGAAGACGTGAACGGAAAAATCTATACCGCTGCCGATGTGATCGTGGAAGCAGGAAAAAAGACCGATCTTGGGATGGTCCAGCTGCAATAG
- a CDS encoding ABC transporter permease, with the protein MQIGESIATAFQTLRGNRLRSALTLLSVAIGVFSIISVMTALGALQKSIEGGLSQLGANTFQVQKHEGGMGGGPGWRDRTRNRKDITWQQGQAVLERTRGAKTIGVEVWTFGLPVSWRNKKTDPNIAVAGETPGGLPTNQWEVDLGRGLTQSDLDLTRKVVILGADLAKAIFPASFNPVGETVQLKGVPYKVIGILKSRGGLFGNQDRYFILPITTFFEQFGRNRSVHIMVQAPSRESFEAVQDEVIGILRGIRGVKPGEDNDFAIFSNESVIRQFNETTEYVRLGTLALAAMALLAAGIGIMNIMLVSVTERTREIGVRKAVGATRRIIIRQFLTESVVITVFGGILGIVLGLAAGNALALALDIRPIIQIGWIAFGIAACVLIGVVFGTYPAWKASNLDPIDALRYE; encoded by the coding sequence ATGCAGATCGGCGAGAGCATAGCGACCGCGTTTCAAACACTGCGTGGAAATCGCCTGCGTTCCGCGCTGACGCTGTTGAGCGTCGCCATCGGGGTGTTCTCCATTATCAGTGTCATGACAGCGCTCGGGGCTTTGCAAAAAAGTATCGAAGGGGGCTTGAGTCAGCTCGGCGCCAATACGTTTCAGGTGCAGAAGCACGAGGGTGGCATGGGGGGCGGTCCCGGATGGCGGGACAGAACCCGAAACCGCAAGGACATCACATGGCAGCAGGGTCAAGCCGTTCTGGAACGCACCCGCGGTGCGAAGACCATCGGGGTCGAAGTGTGGACTTTTGGTTTACCGGTTTCCTGGCGCAATAAGAAAACAGATCCGAATATCGCCGTCGCCGGTGAAACACCGGGTGGACTTCCGACAAATCAGTGGGAAGTGGACCTCGGCCGCGGGCTCACACAGTCCGATCTCGATCTGACGCGCAAGGTTGTGATTCTCGGCGCCGATCTTGCAAAGGCAATATTTCCCGCGAGCTTCAATCCCGTTGGCGAGACCGTGCAGCTCAAAGGCGTGCCGTACAAGGTGATCGGCATTTTGAAGAGCAGGGGAGGGTTATTCGGAAATCAGGATCGCTACTTCATCCTTCCCATCACCACATTTTTCGAGCAGTTTGGTCGCAACCGTTCCGTACATATCATGGTGCAGGCACCTTCGCGCGAAAGTTTCGAAGCCGTGCAGGATGAAGTCATCGGTATCCTGCGGGGTATTCGCGGTGTGAAGCCCGGGGAAGATAATGATTTCGCGATTTTCTCGAATGAGTCCGTCATTCGTCAATTCAATGAAACAACGGAGTACGTACGTCTCGGCACTCTTGCGCTCGCGGCGATGGCGCTGCTCGCGGCGGGGATAGGGATCATGAACATCATGCTTGTGTCGGTGACGGAACGCACGCGCGAAATCGGTGTACGCAAGGCCGTGGGAGCGACCAGGCGCATCATCATACGGCAATTTCTCACCGAGTCGGTCGTAATCACCGTGTTCGGTGGGATCCTGGGCATCGTCCTCGGTCTCGCCGCCGGCAATGCCCTTGCCCTGGCGTTGGACATACGGCCCATCATACAGATCGGCTGGATTGCTTTTGGTATAGCAGCGTGCGTCCTGATTGGTGTCGTTTTCGGTACCTATCCTGCGTGGAAGGCCTCGAATCTCGATCCCATAGACGCCTTGCGTTATGAGTAG
- a CDS encoding RtcB family protein, whose protein sequence is MDVRKLTETTWEIPKSGRMRVPGLIYASERMMQSIREDQSVQQVMNVAHLPGIVRYSLAMPDIHWGYGFPIGGVCATHAEDGVVSPGGVGYDINCGVRLVATSLLAREVQPRIRRLLDELFKSVPTGVGASKAIPKLSRKELHDVAIQGAGWAVKRGFGSADQLEYIEEHGHLAQAEPSFVDERAWERGADQLGTLGSGNHFLEVGRVSEVFHPAAAKTFGLEEDRIVFLIHCGSRGFGYQICDDYLKTAMRATDRYGIELPDRQLACAPLKSDEGRRYLGAMRCAANFAFANRQVIMHLAAEAFMKALNVTPRELGLSLVYDICHNIAKFETHEIDGSPMHVCMHRKGATRSFGPGSDHIPRNYRSIGQPVLIPGDMGRYSYLCVGTEKAMRETFGSSCHGAGRHMSRKKALSVAKGRNMVRELQEVGVEIRATGMRTIAEEMPHAYKDVSDVVNVMHDSGITLKVAKFKPLGVIKG, encoded by the coding sequence ATGGATGTCAGAAAGCTGACCGAAACAACCTGGGAGATCCCGAAGAGCGGCAGGATGCGCGTTCCGGGATTGATTTACGCATCAGAACGCATGATGCAGTCCATCCGTGAAGACCAGAGTGTGCAACAGGTCATGAATGTTGCCCATCTGCCGGGTATCGTCCGATACTCGCTCGCCATGCCTGATATTCATTGGGGGTATGGTTTCCCGATTGGGGGTGTCTGTGCGACACACGCGGAGGATGGCGTGGTATCGCCTGGCGGCGTTGGGTACGATATCAACTGCGGCGTGCGTTTGGTAGCAACGTCGCTTCTGGCGCGTGAGGTACAACCGCGCATCCGCCGCCTGCTGGACGAACTGTTCAAATCCGTGCCGACCGGTGTGGGTGCTTCCAAAGCGATACCGAAACTGAGCAGAAAGGAACTGCATGACGTCGCGATACAGGGCGCCGGGTGGGCCGTCAAGCGTGGTTTCGGTAGCGCCGATCAACTTGAGTATATCGAAGAACACGGGCATCTTGCACAAGCCGAACCCTCCTTTGTCGACGAGCGAGCCTGGGAACGCGGCGCCGATCAGCTCGGCACACTCGGTTCGGGCAATCACTTTCTGGAGGTCGGGCGGGTCAGCGAAGTGTTTCATCCCGCAGCGGCGAAAACCTTTGGCCTTGAGGAAGACCGCATTGTATTCCTCATCCATTGCGGATCGCGGGGTTTCGGGTATCAGATCTGCGACGACTACCTGAAAACAGCGATGCGGGCGACGGACAGATACGGTATTGAGCTCCCCGATCGTCAGCTCGCCTGCGCACCGCTGAAAAGCGACGAAGGCCGCCGCTATCTCGGTGCCATGCGCTGTGCGGCGAATTTTGCATTCGCAAACAGGCAGGTAATCATGCATCTTGCGGCGGAGGCGTTCATGAAAGCGCTCAATGTGACACCGCGTGAGTTAGGCCTCTCCCTCGTCTATGACATCTGCCACAACATCGCGAAATTTGAGACCCATGAGATTGATGGATCCCCGATGCACGTCTGTATGCATCGCAAAGGAGCCACACGTTCCTTCGGTCCGGGCAGCGATCACATCCCCAGGAATTACCGCAGCATCGGACAACCCGTCCTCATTCCGGGAGACATGGGAAGGTATTCCTATCTCTGTGTCGGTACGGAAAAAGCGATGCGCGAAACCTTCGGTTCCTCGTGCCATGGTGCGGGAAGACACATGAGCCGGAAGAAGGCACTGAGCGTCGCCAAAGGACGCAATATGGTCCGGGAATTGCAGGAGGTTGGTGTGGAAATTCGCGCCACGGGTATGCGCACCATCGCCGAAGAAATGCCTCATGCCTATAAGGATGTATCAGACGTCGTCAATGTGATGCACGATTCGGGTATCACTCTTAAGGTTGCGAAATTTAAACCACTTGGCGTAATAAAGGGATGA
- a CDS encoding T9SS type A sorting domain-containing protein yields the protein MKRTATLFLPMLLFLAVQAQAQPFGAVIYVGDNSADILMFDLENTNFSKVEFYRGAKLIGTTFLNAKDGGIITDYGLNKGTQYQYQYRAYRSAGGFADGNLINGVFLGGDIQGLLTRPDTINMSTDVVDSVFIYPGGHMHFGPSANIGWILGTAGTLSGIVVLGSADPAAVPHGQFSASGGTLNDINIQCWGKMGPLRNFIFYGSDVVIYGNEETLLDNVKFDWVTASGRNDYAYMRHYGNNITATRCLLVHEAQVLGVKSADICTIEGDATMGVSNISNSTVNKGQITVRPPGEPTTVRHNTIIEGGVTISNKTVAEFNTFSHNATVNISPSAGGFDPADVRDVRVNYNHFTRNSSNQVGNISNFQADTIDGTKNYWGDCHGPSAGERATMGKVRLDPFLRVEYPQASYWMSLNPSKTKIIANDLDEIEFNGHFSNVLSGQDTAGVVLSYLIVVAGDTVYSGDLVSDANGRVNFKFTMPAKYAQVTGFAVYFKSTLQCIEKAYFMNIEKQSGPDLEVYQVDIFQTLGPTQTLVPNKGFAVEATILTTEAITTPFRVIAEVNGNTYDKFYVKNKDFISVDYTMENQLQEIAMPRLQPIILVFLINETGLNPGSAEISVTVDPEEGGDFRGRIFEPNELNNSKSAFATVKGTNFGNDGDADLNVFVQAFDNYPTGTLNRVRSWADSAANFMLKTWPLKAGQLTFSTDDVIADYSHIHADTLLQETYQYYLMKSYKEMRRKNAAADRYILAVQPNWFTYHLHRQLFNHRASQTLSWSGTWDLMVASTDHYKHAVHALGHSFGLRRQDMDASNEEQKEQYIDNFIAADVYFGIDIYEGRYMHANLDNKVSRRQKVKCFMGGSQLPNPGYDFYLWVSELEFNKLWSAVSSFNASKSGLKKGVTPKALFIEGNLDDATRSFNFGPWMKLENATISGMVDELYATHTFKVLDSGNQEIASYRYRPTFRALGLDEMDALTNDDPQMAVEHFAFVVPCPDDARKVVVEHQGNVVAERILSTNKPVVSIDFPANNADVQNENFLARWSATDPDGETRFWYTTWLSTNNGLTWQPLTYENEAVEDSIFAKKGTSGYRLRVVANDGVNTSDTVEVAFSVLTSTKQIPNPAAFELRQNYPNPFNPTTTLSFTLPVADHTSLIVYDALGRPVATVIEGYRSAGTHYVSFDAEGLSSGTYLAVLRSGDQTATIRMTLAR from the coding sequence ATGAAGCGAACTGCCACCTTATTTCTGCCGATGCTGCTGTTCCTGGCTGTTCAAGCCCAGGCACAACCCTTCGGCGCCGTGATATACGTCGGTGACAATTCCGCCGATATTCTCATGTTCGATCTTGAGAACACCAATTTTTCCAAAGTCGAATTCTATCGCGGCGCTAAACTCATCGGCACAACCTTTCTGAATGCGAAAGACGGTGGGATCATTACCGACTACGGGCTCAACAAAGGGACGCAGTATCAGTATCAGTACCGCGCCTACCGTTCCGCCGGTGGTTTTGCCGACGGCAACCTTATAAACGGGGTCTTCCTCGGTGGTGATATTCAGGGTCTTCTGACCCGTCCCGACACCATTAACATGAGCACCGATGTTGTTGACTCCGTGTTTATCTATCCCGGCGGTCATATGCATTTTGGCCCCTCCGCAAATATTGGCTGGATTCTCGGAACCGCCGGTACCCTCTCCGGCATTGTTGTCCTCGGAAGCGCGGATCCCGCAGCAGTCCCGCACGGACAATTCAGCGCCTCCGGCGGTACGTTGAACGACATCAACATTCAGTGCTGGGGAAAAATGGGTCCGCTCCGCAATTTTATCTTCTACGGGTCGGACGTCGTCATCTACGGCAACGAGGAAACGCTGCTCGACAATGTGAAATTCGACTGGGTTACCGCGAGTGGCCGAAACGATTACGCCTACATGCGCCACTACGGCAATAATATTACTGCGACGCGCTGTCTGCTCGTCCACGAAGCGCAGGTACTCGGTGTGAAATCAGCCGATATCTGCACCATCGAAGGCGACGCCACCATGGGGGTGAGCAACATCTCGAACTCCACCGTGAATAAAGGGCAGATTACAGTACGTCCCCCCGGAGAACCCACGACGGTGCGCCACAACACCATCATCGAAGGTGGTGTCACTATTTCCAACAAAACTGTCGCCGAATTCAACACATTCAGCCACAACGCCACAGTCAATATCTCACCGTCCGCAGGCGGCTTCGATCCCGCGGATGTAAGAGACGTACGGGTCAATTATAATCACTTCACGCGCAACAGCAGCAATCAGGTTGGGAATATTTCCAACTTCCAGGCTGACACCATAGATGGTACAAAAAACTACTGGGGCGACTGCCATGGTCCCAGCGCCGGTGAACGTGCGACGATGGGCAAGGTGCGTCTCGATCCCTTCCTGCGTGTGGAGTACCCCCAAGCCAGCTACTGGATGTCGCTGAATCCCAGCAAAACAAAAATTATCGCAAACGACCTCGATGAAATCGAGTTCAACGGGCATTTCAGCAACGTCCTGTCAGGTCAGGACACTGCCGGTGTGGTGCTCAGCTATCTGATCGTCGTTGCCGGTGATACGGTGTATTCCGGTGATCTTGTGTCGGATGCCAACGGCCGCGTGAATTTCAAATTCACCATGCCGGCAAAATACGCGCAGGTCACGGGTTTTGCGGTGTACTTCAAATCCACGCTGCAGTGCATTGAAAAAGCCTACTTCATGAATATCGAGAAGCAAAGCGGTCCGGATCTCGAAGTGTATCAGGTTGATATCTTCCAGACCCTCGGTCCCACGCAAACGTTGGTTCCGAACAAAGGCTTTGCCGTCGAGGCGACCATACTGACGACCGAGGCTATAACGACTCCCTTCCGGGTCATCGCCGAGGTGAATGGAAATACCTACGACAAGTTCTACGTCAAGAACAAGGATTTCATCAGCGTGGATTACACCATGGAGAATCAGTTGCAGGAAATCGCCATGCCGCGACTGCAACCGATCATTCTCGTGTTTCTCATCAATGAAACCGGTCTCAATCCCGGATCTGCGGAAATTTCCGTGACCGTGGATCCTGAAGAGGGCGGCGACTTCCGCGGCCGGATCTTCGAACCGAATGAACTCAACAATTCGAAATCCGCTTTTGCGACGGTGAAAGGCACGAACTTCGGAAACGATGGCGACGCCGATCTGAACGTCTTTGTCCAGGCCTTCGACAATTACCCCACAGGAACGCTCAACCGGGTCCGTTCGTGGGCCGACAGTGCCGCGAATTTCATGCTGAAGACCTGGCCATTGAAGGCGGGCCAGTTGACTTTTTCAACAGATGACGTGATCGCCGATTACAGCCACATTCACGCCGACACCTTGCTGCAGGAAACCTATCAGTATTATCTGATGAAATCCTACAAGGAGATGCGTCGGAAAAACGCCGCCGCTGATCGCTACATCCTGGCCGTTCAGCCGAATTGGTTCACCTATCATCTCCACAGACAACTGTTCAATCACCGCGCATCACAGACCCTGTCCTGGTCAGGTACCTGGGATCTTATGGTCGCAAGCACCGATCACTACAAGCATGCCGTCCATGCATTGGGTCACTCCTTCGGCCTGCGTCGTCAGGACATGGATGCGAGCAATGAGGAGCAAAAAGAGCAGTACATCGATAACTTCATCGCCGCGGACGTCTATTTCGGCATTGATATCTACGAGGGGCGCTACATGCACGCAAACCTCGACAACAAGGTCTCGCGCCGTCAGAAAGTGAAGTGCTTCATGGGCGGAAGTCAGCTCCCGAATCCCGGCTATGATTTCTATCTGTGGGTCAGCGAACTCGAGTTCAACAAGCTCTGGTCAGCCGTATCGAGTTTCAATGCCTCAAAATCCGGGCTGAAGAAGGGCGTGACTCCCAAAGCGCTGTTCATCGAAGGAAATCTGGACGATGCGACACGCAGCTTCAATTTCGGTCCCTGGATGAAACTTGAAAACGCCACGATTTCCGGAATGGTGGACGAGCTGTATGCGACGCACACATTCAAGGTCCTCGACAGCGGAAATCAGGAAATAGCGAGCTATCGCTATCGCCCCACCTTCCGCGCCCTCGGTCTCGATGAGATGGATGCGCTCACGAACGACGATCCGCAGATGGCGGTCGAGCATTTCGCATTCGTGGTTCCCTGCCCTGACGATGCACGCAAGGTCGTCGTCGAGCATCAGGGGAATGTTGTGGCGGAACGGATTCTTTCGACGAACAAGCCCGTCGTGAGCATCGACTTCCCCGCCAACAATGCCGATGTTCAGAACGAAAACTTCCTGGCCCGCTGGAGTGCGACGGATCCGGATGGTGAGACACGTTTCTGGTATACAACCTGGTTGAGCACCAACAACGGTCTCACATGGCAACCACTGACGTACGAAAACGAAGCCGTCGAGGATTCCATCTTCGCAAAGAAGGGTACTTCCGGCTACCGTCTTCGCGTCGTTGCAAATGACGGTGTGAACACCTCGGATACTGTCGAAGTGGCGTTCAGTGTGCTCACGTCAACAAAGCAGATCCCGAATCCCGCAGCGTTCGAACTGCGGCAAAACTACCCGAACCCATTCAATCCGACGACGACGCTGTCCTTCACATTGCCGGTGGCCGATCATACCAGCCTGATTGTGTATGACGCACTCGGCAGACCGGTCGCGACGGTTATCGAAGGGTATCGCTCCGCAGGGACGCACTATGTGTCCTTCGACGCCGAGGGTCTCTCCAGCGGTACGTATCTTGCCGTATTGCGCTCAGGAGACCAGACAGCGACGATTCGCATGACGCTGGCCCGCTGA
- the radC gene encoding DNA repair protein RadC — translation MKMKEEIGGTRRHSLKLWPENERPREKLLRQGAEVLSDSELLAILINTGSTGMTALDVARDLLLRHETLRRLATRPVSELCAFSGIGPARAATIFAAFELGRRYASAGDEERDSIRAPEDVARIYIPKLRDWPTERFIALLMNNSGRVLREHVVSEGLVNASLAHPREVFRAAVTEYASSIILLHNHPSGVREASKEDHVITKQLIEAGKMMGIPIQDHVIICGSNYISFVESGWM, via the coding sequence ATGAAAATGAAAGAGGAAATTGGCGGAACGCGCCGGCACTCTCTCAAGCTATGGCCCGAGAATGAGCGTCCGCGAGAGAAGTTGCTGCGGCAGGGCGCCGAGGTATTGAGTGACAGTGAGCTGCTGGCCATTCTCATCAATACCGGCAGTACGGGAATGACGGCGCTGGATGTCGCACGCGATCTGCTCCTGCGGCATGAAACGTTGCGTCGACTCGCAACCAGACCGGTATCTGAACTCTGCGCTTTTTCCGGGATAGGTCCGGCGCGCGCGGCGACCATTTTCGCGGCATTCGAACTCGGGAGGCGTTATGCCTCCGCCGGGGATGAAGAACGTGACAGTATCCGCGCACCCGAAGATGTAGCGCGCATCTATATTCCGAAGTTACGGGATTGGCCCACTGAGCGCTTCATCGCATTGCTGATGAACAACTCCGGCCGAGTCTTACGCGAGCATGTGGTATCAGAGGGTTTGGTCAATGCCAGTCTGGCGCATCCCCGTGAGGTATTTCGCGCTGCGGTGACGGAATACGCATCCTCCATCATCCTCCTTCACAATCACCCTTCAGGTGTGCGCGAAGCGAGTAAAGAGGACCATGTCATCACCAAGCAACTCATAGAAGCCGGGAAGATGATGGGCATCCCGATTCAGGATCACGTGATCATTTGTGGAAGCAACTACATCAGTTTTGTGGAGAGCGGATGGATGTAG
- a CDS encoding ABC transporter permease, whose product MLRLYEFKEGISIAFGAIADNKMRSILTTLGIVIGVVVVTLMATVIEGLGMALDKSISSLGADVYYLSKWDWFGSEWWKSRNRKDVTFREAELLKDQLHIAEAVVPVVSTWQQTMKYRNRSVKGNINGTEPAYELTSGVVPADGRFFNEYEAAAGRPVCVIGADVASNLFEREDPLGKTIKIGGFSYRIIGVLEKEGEFLGTSFFSKDTQAFIPAENFLKMFGSNRSIDIHVKMFPGVDKEDAKEEMIGVFRSIRGVKPGEEIDFGVNTQDFLKQIFDSVVSTIGVVGFLITSLSLLVGGVGIMNIMFVSVKERTREIGTRKALGAKRRSILFQFLVEAATLCLLGGLIGLALSFPLSLIIDEVLPSKMPVWVVVLSLTISIGVGLISGIIPAWTAARMDPVDALRYE is encoded by the coding sequence ATGCTTCGACTGTACGAATTCAAGGAAGGCATCAGTATCGCGTTCGGCGCGATAGCCGACAATAAGATGCGCTCGATACTCACCACCCTTGGTATCGTTATCGGGGTGGTGGTTGTGACTCTCATGGCCACGGTTATCGAGGGACTCGGCATGGCGCTGGACAAGAGTATTTCATCGCTTGGTGCCGATGTGTATTACCTGAGTAAATGGGACTGGTTCGGTTCCGAGTGGTGGAAGTCCCGCAATCGAAAGGACGTGACGTTCCGCGAAGCCGAGTTGCTCAAGGACCAACTGCACATCGCAGAAGCCGTGGTTCCCGTCGTATCCACGTGGCAGCAGACGATGAAATACCGCAACAGATCGGTCAAGGGCAACATCAATGGTACCGAACCGGCGTATGAACTCACATCCGGTGTGGTTCCGGCCGATGGCCGATTCTTCAACGAGTATGAGGCCGCTGCCGGGCGGCCCGTGTGTGTGATCGGTGCTGACGTTGCGTCAAATCTTTTCGAGCGCGAGGATCCGCTGGGGAAGACCATCAAAATCGGAGGGTTCAGTTATCGCATTATCGGTGTTCTCGAGAAAGAAGGTGAATTTCTCGGGACGAGCTTCTTCTCCAAGGATACACAGGCGTTCATACCTGCGGAAAACTTCCTCAAGATGTTCGGCAGCAACCGCTCCATCGACATTCATGTGAAGATGTTTCCCGGTGTCGACAAGGAGGATGCGAAAGAAGAAATGATAGGCGTCTTCCGGAGTATCCGCGGAGTCAAGCCCGGCGAAGAAATTGATTTCGGTGTCAACACACAGGATTTCCTCAAGCAGATTTTCGACAGTGTGGTGAGTACCATTGGTGTGGTGGGCTTCCTCATTACCTCACTTTCCTTGCTGGTCGGAGGTGTAGGCATTATGAACATCATGTTCGTGTCCGTCAAGGAGCGCACCAGAGAAATCGGCACACGAAAGGCGCTTGGCGCCAAACGACGATCCATATTATTTCAGTTTCTGGTGGAAGCCGCCACACTGTGCCTCCTTGGCGGGCTTATTGGTCTCGCTCTGTCCTTTCCGCTCAGTCTTATCATTGACGAGGTTCTTCCCTCAAAGATGCCCGTGTGGGTGGTTGTCCTTTCCCTGACGATTTCCATCGGCGTCGGACTCATCTCCGGCATCATTCCCGCGTGGACGGCAGCGCGCATGGATCCGGTGGACGCCCTGCGTTACGAGTGA
- a CDS encoding archease: MFKHLLYFDRSNVVALMKVDRMIVRFEELDHTADSGIRAFGRDQAELFVNAAQGMMSLIFSGMIDVSPGLRTDFHITGDSIESLLREWLSEVLFIHNVKHVYPVSYRVNSCSPTHFRASVYSLPMSDDMRIGATELKAVTWHGLRVHGSPARMEAEVIFDT, from the coding sequence ATGTTCAAGCATTTGTTGTATTTTGATCGAAGCAACGTCGTCGCTCTGATGAAAGTAGATCGCATGATTGTCCGGTTCGAGGAACTCGATCACACCGCTGACTCTGGTATCCGTGCGTTTGGCAGGGATCAGGCGGAGCTGTTCGTAAACGCAGCGCAAGGAATGATGTCGCTCATCTTCTCCGGTATGATAGACGTGAGCCCCGGGCTGCGTACGGACTTTCACATAACCGGTGACTCGATCGAGAGTCTTCTGCGTGAGTGGCTTTCGGAAGTGCTCTTTATCCATAACGTCAAACACGTCTATCCTGTCAGTTACCGCGTAAATTCGTGCTCGCCAACGCATTTTCGTGCGTCGGTGTACAGCCTGCCCATGAGCGACGATATGCGCATCGGTGCAACAGAACTCAAAGCGGTGACCTGGCATGGCCTGCGTGTACACGGTTCTCCTGCCAGAATGGAGGCGGAAGTCATTTTCGACACCTGA
- a CDS encoding ABC transporter ATP-binding protein: MIHLTNVVKTYDMGAELVHALSGVSVDIHENEYVAIMGPSGSGKSTLMNVIGCLDTPTAGLYEFAGENVGDMDDNELANIRNRRIGFVFQTFNLLPRSTSLHNVELPLIYAGVPAAERKRRAEDALRSVGLGDRMTHKPNELSGGQRQRVAVARALVNNPSIILADEPTGNLDSKTGIEIMQLFSDLHQQGNTIILVTHEEDIADHAHRIIRLFDGKIASDTPVTDPKVYTREA, translated from the coding sequence CTGATACATTTAACCAATGTCGTCAAGACGTATGACATGGGCGCGGAACTGGTGCACGCGCTCTCCGGGGTGTCCGTGGATATACACGAAAACGAGTACGTCGCCATCATGGGCCCCTCGGGTTCGGGCAAATCGACGCTTATGAATGTGATCGGTTGCCTGGATACACCGACTGCGGGCTTGTATGAATTCGCGGGTGAAAACGTCGGGGATATGGATGACAATGAACTGGCGAATATCCGCAATCGACGCATCGGCTTCGTCTTTCAGACCTTCAACCTCCTGCCCCGATCCACATCGCTGCACAACGTGGAGCTTCCGCTCATTTATGCCGGTGTACCCGCTGCGGAGCGCAAACGCCGCGCGGAGGATGCGCTGCGCTCCGTCGGTCTGGGTGACCGTATGACGCACAAACCGAATGAGCTGTCCGGTGGCCAACGGCAGCGTGTTGCCGTTGCGCGGGCGCTCGTGAACAATCCGTCCATCATTCTCGCGGACGAGCCCACCGGCAATCTCGATTCGAAAACCGGGATCGAGATCATGCAGCTGTTTTCCGACCTGCATCAGCAGGGTAATACCATCATCCTCGTTACGCACGAGGAGGACATCGCCGACCACGCCCATCGCATCATACGGCTCTTTGATGGAAAAATCGCCAGTGACACACCGGTGACAGATCCTAAGGTTTACACACGTGAGGCGTAA